In one Chryseobacterium camelliae genomic region, the following are encoded:
- a CDS encoding TonB-dependent receptor — protein MYQKLTPKQKALTINLDPTIYGTFAEIGAGQETVRHFFRAGGASGTIAKAMSAYDKDFSDAIYGKEVKNRYVTQNRLRKMLRYEVALIEERISRENNPNRKFFSYANTVTTINFDKTVKGHGWVGIRFQVKENEDYNEIVIHVKFKENDATLQQETLGNLGVNLIFGAFNYYDNPRTLVESLYDDVAKDNLEIDMIDFSGPAFAYVDNRLMSLQLVKNGMTDAVIFNSEGNNMLPADILYKKNIFAVRGSFRPVTKVNIDMLQNGLDMFMKDAICTQEETEVLIEITISNLRADGDIDERDFLDRVDVLGKLGYTVIVSNFSEYYRLIDYFSSYTSGNIGVAMGVNNLLMVFDEKYYKDMSGGILEAFGKFFRNGMRVYLYPYKDPETHELLDSETLKVEENLKELYKYFKLNERIVDITNYNPEFLEIYSRDILKKIGCNMKGWETQVPDGVAEMIKERGMFGFKEDFSLKQFS, from the coding sequence ATGTATCAGAAACTAACTCCTAAACAAAAAGCATTAACAATTAATCTAGATCCTACTATTTATGGTACTTTCGCGGAAATTGGAGCAGGGCAGGAGACTGTTCGACACTTTTTTAGAGCAGGGGGAGCTTCGGGTACAATCGCTAAGGCAATGTCTGCTTACGACAAAGATTTTAGTGATGCGATCTATGGAAAAGAGGTAAAAAACAGATACGTTACTCAAAACAGACTTCGAAAAATGCTTCGTTATGAAGTAGCTTTGATTGAAGAGAGAATTTCCAGAGAAAACAATCCAAACCGAAAGTTTTTTTCTTATGCCAATACGGTTACTACGATTAACTTTGATAAAACCGTTAAAGGTCATGGTTGGGTAGGGATCCGTTTTCAGGTAAAAGAAAATGAAGACTATAACGAAATCGTTATTCACGTAAAATTTAAAGAAAATGATGCTACCTTACAGCAGGAAACCTTAGGGAATCTTGGAGTAAACCTTATTTTTGGAGCTTTCAATTACTATGACAATCCAAGGACTTTGGTAGAGTCTCTTTACGATGATGTGGCAAAAGACAACCTCGAAATTGACATGATTGATTTCAGCGGACCTGCTTTTGCATATGTTGATAACAGGCTAATGTCATTGCAATTGGTGAAAAACGGAATGACGGATGCAGTAATTTTCAATTCAGAAGGGAATAACATGCTTCCTGCAGATATTTTATACAAGAAAAATATTTTTGCGGTAAGGGGAAGTTTCAGACCTGTAACGAAAGTGAATATTGACATGCTTCAGAACGGTTTGGACATGTTCATGAAAGACGCCATCTGTACTCAGGAAGAAACGGAAGTTTTAATAGAAATTACCATTTCAAACCTTCGTGCAGACGGAGATATTGATGAAAGAGACTTTCTCGACAGGGTAGATGTTCTCGGTAAACTGGGATATACCGTAATTGTTTCAAACTTTTCAGAATATTATCGCTTAATCGATTACTTCTCCTCTTATACAAGCGGGAATATCGGAGTGGCAATGGGGGTTAATAACCTGTTGATGGTATTCGATGAGAAGTATTATAAAGATATGTCAGGAGGAATTCTTGAAGCTTTTGGTAAATTCTTTAGAAACGGAATGAGAGTGTACCTGTATCCATATAAAGATCCTGAAACCCACGAACTTTTAGACTCTGAAACTCTTAAAGTGGAAGAAAACCTGAAAGAATTATATAAATACTTCAAACTCAACGAACGTATTGTGGATATTACAAACTACAACCCTGAGTTTTTAGAAATTTATTCAAGAGATATTTTGAAAAAAATTGGATGCAATATGAAAGGTTGGGAAACACAGGTTCCTGACGGCGTTGCTGAAATGATTAAAGAACGGGGAATGTTCGGATTTAAAGAAGATTTTTCTTTAAAGCAATTCTCCTAA
- a CDS encoding pyruvate decarboxylase, which translates to MKAQKSTDNKTKKVLYFNPEVEPDIEEIKEPTNNAFFSAVSDNISNMKKSKMLRAEVQVPYDSIDKQTIIEYCSNNATDFAIVPKVKYFKVGLGKYVFSNQVVVSMKLFDATGNLLTETDYDTYRKNMRLLGSTENSIKIGTNGAIKGILKKLKKIKSAAESGF; encoded by the coding sequence ATGAAAGCACAAAAAAGTACCGATAATAAAACTAAAAAAGTTCTTTACTTCAATCCTGAGGTAGAGCCCGATATCGAGGAAATTAAAGAGCCTACCAACAACGCATTTTTCAGTGCTGTTAGCGATAACATCAGTAACATGAAAAAAAGCAAAATGCTAAGAGCTGAAGTTCAGGTTCCTTATGACAGCATCGACAAACAAACCATTATAGAATATTGCAGTAACAATGCAACCGATTTTGCGATTGTTCCAAAAGTGAAATATTTTAAAGTAGGCTTAGGTAAATATGTATTTTCAAATCAGGTCGTAGTCAGCATGAAGCTTTTCGATGCTACAGGGAATCTACTCACGGAAACAGACTACGATACTTATCGTAAAAACATGCGTCTTTTGGGATCTACTGAAAATTCCATAAAAATAGGTACAAATGGGGCTATAAAAGGAATTTTAAAGAAGTTGAAGAAAATAAAATCTGCCGCAGAATCGGGATTCTAG
- a CDS encoding ABC transporter substrate-binding protein, translating to MKVVSLVPSITEALFDLGLTEKEIVGRTKFCIHPEEKIKNVAVIGGTKNINIDKIKALQPDLILANKEENIKEQVEALMDEHKVIVTNVETIEDNYYLLKSLGKTFNKEEKAQLFNLKIYEILNQAKISSNVKVAYLIWKNPYMTIGSDTFIHKILTEIGFENIFKDKTRYPEIQTEDLAEADIIMLSSEPFPFKEKHIEELREFYPEKKIMIVDGEAFSWYGTHIAKCEHYFKELIFEVKSIII from the coding sequence ATGAAAGTTGTTTCTTTGGTTCCTTCAATTACTGAAGCTTTATTTGATTTGGGTTTAACGGAAAAAGAAATTGTCGGAAGGACAAAATTCTGTATTCATCCTGAAGAAAAAATAAAAAATGTAGCGGTAATCGGCGGGACAAAAAACATTAACATTGATAAAATCAAAGCTTTACAACCCGATTTAATTCTTGCCAACAAGGAAGAAAATATCAAAGAGCAGGTAGAAGCTTTAATGGATGAACATAAAGTAATCGTTACCAATGTAGAAACCATTGAGGACAATTATTATTTACTTAAAAGCCTCGGAAAAACCTTTAATAAGGAGGAGAAAGCTCAGCTTTTCAATCTCAAAATCTATGAAATTTTAAATCAGGCTAAAATCAGTTCCAATGTAAAAGTAGCTTATCTTATCTGGAAAAATCCTTATATGACGATAGGTTCAGATACTTTTATTCATAAGATTCTGACTGAAATCGGCTTTGAAAATATTTTTAAGGACAAAACACGCTACCCGGAAATTCAAACCGAAGATTTAGCAGAAGCGGATATCATTATGCTGTCTTCTGAGCCTTTTCCTTTTAAAGAAAAGCATATTGAAGAGCTAAGGGAATTTTATCCTGAGAAAAAAATAATGATCGTAGACGGTGAAGCATTTTCCTGGTACGGAACACATATTGCCAAGTGTGAGCATTATTTTAAGGAACTGATTTTTGAGGTAAAATCGATTATCATTTGA
- the mgtE gene encoding magnesium transporter yields the protein MNSRDELIFNPADIAETLSGLPADERLLAFLKVPKEYKADVFSHLDPDFQEETIRSIGSDEVSEILNAMTPDDRTALFEDFPDELIKYSINHLNPQERRIALKLLGYNSDSIARLMTPYYIQIRKEWTVKKCLQQIKKVGKRVETMNHLYVVDERNRLIDDIALGSLLLAEEDTLISEITDNHFVAITTTTSKEDAVQYFEKYDRAALPIITEAGVLVGIVTIDDILDQIEQQNTEDIQKFGGLEALDVPYTQTSLIEMIKKRGMWLIILFFSEMLTASAMGYFEDEIQKAVVLALFVPLIISSGGNSGSQAATLIIRAMALQEIGLKDWWYVMKKEIFTGLFLGGILGIIGFLRIMIWHEAGFFNYGMYWPFVGLSVGVSLVMIVLWGTLSGSMVPFILKKLKLDPATSSAPFVATLVDVTGLIIYFSVAGLFLTGKLL from the coding sequence TTGAATTCCAGAGACGAACTTATCTTTAACCCTGCCGATATTGCCGAAACTCTTAGCGGACTTCCCGCTGATGAGAGGCTTTTAGCATTTTTGAAGGTTCCGAAAGAATATAAAGCAGACGTTTTTTCACATCTTGATCCCGATTTTCAGGAAGAAACCATCAGAAGTATCGGAAGCGATGAAGTTTCCGAGATTTTGAATGCCATGACTCCCGATGACAGGACGGCTTTATTTGAAGATTTTCCGGATGAATTAATCAAATATTCCATCAATCATCTTAACCCACAGGAAAGGAGAATTGCGCTGAAACTTTTAGGATACAATTCCGACTCCATTGCCCGTCTGATGACGCCTTATTACATCCAGATCCGTAAGGAATGGACCGTAAAAAAATGTCTGCAGCAAATAAAAAAGGTGGGTAAAAGAGTGGAAACAATGAACCACCTGTATGTAGTGGATGAAAGAAACCGCCTGATTGATGATATTGCATTGGGAAGTTTACTTTTAGCAGAGGAAGATACTTTAATATCCGAGATCACCGATAATCATTTTGTTGCCATTACAACCACCACTTCCAAAGAAGATGCTGTACAGTATTTTGAAAAATATGACAGAGCAGCTCTTCCTATTATAACTGAAGCAGGAGTTTTGGTGGGAATCGTTACCATTGATGACATCTTAGACCAGATAGAGCAACAAAACACTGAAGATATTCAAAAGTTCGGGGGACTTGAAGCATTGGATGTTCCCTATACGCAAACCTCTTTAATTGAAATGATTAAAAAAAGGGGAATGTGGCTGATCATCCTATTCTTTTCAGAAATGTTGACCGCTTCTGCCATGGGATATTTTGAAGATGAAATTCAAAAAGCCGTTGTTTTGGCTTTATTTGTCCCGCTGATTATTTCCAGTGGAGGAAACTCAGGTTCGCAGGCTGCAACATTGATCATTAGAGCAATGGCACTTCAGGAAATCGGATTGAAAGACTGGTGGTATGTCATGAAAAAAGAGATTTTCACAGGACTTTTCCTTGGCGGAATTCTTGGAATTATCGGCTTTCTAAGGATTATGATCTGGCACGAAGCCGGTTTCTTTAATTATGGAATGTACTGGCCTTTCGTAGGGCTTAGTGTGGGTGTTTCTTTAGTGATGATCGTCCTTTGGGGAACTCTTTCAGGATCTATGGTTCCATTTATTTTAAAAAAATTAAAACTTGACCCCGCAACATCCTCTGCTCCGTTTGTAGCAACATTAGTAGACGTAACCGGACTTATCATTTATTTTTCTGTAGCCGGACTTTTCTTAACGGGTAAACTTTTGTAA
- a CDS encoding GAF domain-containing protein encodes MSELKKRLSSILESPKHNTEEKLEKVCHLLDQEISYFNWTGFYFKNGDKDELKLGPYVGAPTDHTIIPYGKGICGQVAVSNETFVVPDVNEESNYLSCSIDTKAEIVVPIFKDGKNIGQIDIDSHTIDPFTNEDRELLEWLCNEVSKIV; translated from the coding sequence ATGTCAGAATTAAAGAAAAGACTTTCCTCTATCCTTGAAAGTCCTAAACATAATACGGAAGAGAAGCTTGAAAAAGTTTGTCATCTTTTGGATCAGGAAATTTCTTATTTCAACTGGACGGGGTTTTATTTCAAAAACGGAGATAAAGACGAGTTGAAATTAGGGCCGTATGTCGGTGCACCGACAGACCATACCATTATTCCTTACGGAAAAGGAATTTGCGGGCAGGTTGCGGTTTCCAATGAGACCTTTGTTGTTCCTGATGTAAATGAAGAAAGCAATTATTTAAGCTGCTCAATTGATACAAAAGCTGAAATTGTAGTTCCGATCTTTAAAGACGGTAAAAACATCGGACAGATCGATATCGATTCTCATACAATTGATCCTTTTACAAATGAAGACAGAGAATTGTTGGAATGGCTTTGTAATGAAGTTTCGAAAATAGTATAG
- a CDS encoding tyrosine-type recombinase/integrase gives MKAYHSPFKVYPTSWDKKNASNLKKDWEIRYTYFCDDYPQGKIIRFKGMNHCKSLSEKQDHTRMLMDNEIQALSRGFNPITREYDVIDDSIVSNNTPFYKALEISLKSFGGVTSTKTDFENSLKHISLYSTKIGIFHKEISLVTKGDIKQLLMKMTEAGFSNYRVNKTRAHLSRFFSHFVELDIFLVNFIEGIKKLEHESAVRNIIRTSDDWKKFHSISEINYYEYIFAYIFLFCGSRFTEMAEVRKSDVELEKSIFWINHKKGGKHKRVMRPINMEVWRFWKEYCEMASEEEYLFSENRMPGLNPVTARTLNDAITRHLKLVGLKMTGYGLKATFLNLVSKEHGITKAKELAGHTNERTTRIYAVDYEEHLVEQNRKIKVNTK, from the coding sequence ATGAAAGCTTACCACTCACCTTTCAAAGTTTATCCTACGTCTTGGGATAAAAAAAATGCTTCCAACTTAAAAAAAGATTGGGAAATCCGTTACACTTACTTTTGTGATGATTATCCACAAGGTAAAATTATCAGATTTAAAGGCATGAATCACTGCAAATCACTTTCTGAAAAGCAGGATCATACCAGAATGCTAATGGATAACGAAATACAAGCACTATCCAGAGGGTTCAACCCCATTACTAGAGAATACGATGTCATCGACGACAGTATAGTTTCTAATAACACTCCTTTTTATAAAGCTTTAGAAATTTCTTTAAAATCATTTGGCGGAGTAACCTCAACTAAAACAGATTTCGAAAATTCTTTAAAACACATCTCCTTGTATTCTACAAAAATTGGAATATTCCATAAAGAAATAAGTTTAGTAACTAAAGGTGACATTAAACAACTTCTCATGAAAATGACAGAAGCCGGATTTTCTAATTACCGTGTAAATAAAACCAGGGCTCATCTTTCCCGGTTCTTCTCCCACTTTGTCGAACTTGATATATTCTTAGTAAATTTTATCGAAGGGATCAAAAAATTAGAACATGAATCGGCTGTTAGAAATATAATTAGAACATCGGATGATTGGAAAAAATTTCACTCAATATCTGAAATTAATTATTATGAATACATTTTCGCCTACATATTTTTATTTTGCGGATCTCGTTTTACCGAAATGGCCGAAGTAAGAAAATCTGATGTAGAATTAGAAAAAAGCATTTTTTGGATCAACCATAAAAAAGGAGGAAAACACAAACGTGTGATGAGACCAATCAACATGGAAGTTTGGAGATTCTGGAAAGAATATTGCGAAATGGCTTCAGAAGAGGAATATTTATTTTCTGAGAACCGAATGCCTGGGTTAAATCCGGTAACTGCTAGAACTTTAAATGACGCCATAACGAGACATCTTAAGCTTGTTGGGTTAAAAATGACGGGATATGGCTTAAAGGCAACATTTTTAAACCTTGTATCTAAAGAACACGGAATTACAAAAGCCAAAGAATTAGCAGGACATACAAATGAAAGAACTACAAGAATATATGCTGTCGACTATGAAGAACATTTGGTTGAACAAAACCGAAAAATAAAAGTAAATACTAAATAG
- a CDS encoding MBL fold metallo-hydrolase translates to MKLKFLGTGTSQGVPVIGCACEVCTSENPKDSRLRSSVMITTDENKKILIDCGPDFRQQMLSNHETHVDITLLTHEHNDHVIGLDDMRPLIFKSGKNIPLYCYQRVANEVKNRFPYAFADVRYPGAPAFDLHEIENKPFHILDIEIIPIEVIHYKITVFGYKFKNLAYITDAGFISETEKEKLKNLDVLILNCIRKFDPHPAHFVLPDVIKLFDELKPKKLFLTHISHHLGLHGIEDKQLPPGIHLAYDGLEINF, encoded by the coding sequence ATGAAGTTGAAATTTTTAGGAACGGGAACTTCCCAAGGCGTACCCGTGATTGGCTGCGCTTGCGAAGTCTGTACTTCAGAAAATCCCAAAGACAGTCGACTCCGTTCTTCTGTAATGATCACTACAGACGAGAACAAAAAAATACTGATCGATTGCGGTCCCGATTTCAGACAGCAAATGCTTTCCAACCACGAGACTCACGTTGATATTACGCTGCTTACTCATGAGCACAACGACCATGTAATCGGTCTTGATGATATGCGCCCTTTGATTTTTAAAAGTGGAAAAAATATTCCCCTATATTGCTATCAAAGAGTCGCCAATGAAGTAAAAAACCGTTTTCCGTATGCTTTTGCAGACGTAAGATATCCCGGAGCTCCAGCATTTGATCTGCACGAAATTGAAAATAAGCCTTTTCATATTTTAGATATAGAAATCATTCCTATCGAAGTAATACATTACAAAATTACAGTCTTCGGCTATAAGTTTAAAAACCTTGCTTATATTACAGATGCAGGTTTTATCTCTGAGACAGAAAAAGAAAAATTGAAGAATCTTGATGTACTCATTTTAAACTGTATCCGAAAATTTGATCCCCATCCTGCTCATTTTGTCCTTCCGGATGTTATCAAGCTGTTTGATGAGCTAAAACCTAAAAAATTATTTTTAACCCATATCAGTCATCATTTAGGATTGCATGGTATTGAAGACAAGCAACTTCCACCCGGAATACACCTTGCCTACGATGGTTTGGAGATCAATTTCTAA